A section of the Bradyrhizobium oligotrophicum S58 genome encodes:
- a CDS encoding single stranded DNA-binding domain-containing protein produces MLKLLSLKSALAVLALGLASTLALAQQAPTTVRIRGQIEAVDGPVLTIKTREGSDVKVRMTDNVAVFGVVKTSLVEIKEGSYIGVTGTPQPDGTQKAIAVHIFPENQRGAAEGFRPWDLRPNSTMTNATVAQTVKGTDGQNILVKYKDGEKKVVVSPDTPIVTFVAGDKSEVKPGTQIIIFGATKKDDMLEANRVNVGRDGVTPPM; encoded by the coding sequence ATGTTGAAACTTTTGTCTTTGAAGTCAGCCCTTGCGGTGCTTGCGCTAGGCTTGGCCTCCACGCTTGCGCTCGCCCAGCAGGCGCCCACGACGGTGCGTATTCGCGGCCAGATCGAGGCGGTCGACGGTCCGGTGCTCACCATCAAGACGCGCGAGGGCAGCGATGTGAAGGTCCGCATGACCGACAACGTTGCGGTGTTCGGTGTCGTCAAGACCTCGCTCGTCGAGATCAAGGAGGGGTCCTACATCGGCGTGACCGGCACGCCGCAGCCGGATGGTACTCAGAAGGCCATCGCCGTGCATATCTTCCCGGAGAATCAGCGTGGCGCTGCGGAAGGTTTTCGGCCCTGGGATCTCCGGCCGAATTCCACCATGACCAATGCGACTGTCGCGCAGACGGTCAAGGGCACCGACGGACAGAACATCCTCGTCAAGTACAAGGACGGTGAGAAGAAGGTCGTGGTGTCGCCGGACACGCCGATCGTCACCTTCGTTGCCGGCGACAAGTCGGAAGTGAAGCCCGGTACGCAGATCATCATCTTCGGCGCTACCAAGAAGGACGACATGCTGGAAGCCAACCGCGTCAATGTCGGCCGCGACGGTGTCACGCCGCCGATGTGA